In the Podospora pseudocomata strain CBS 415.72m chromosome 5, whole genome shotgun sequence genome, one interval contains:
- the SLM5 gene encoding asparaginyl-tRNA synthetase (EggNog:ENOG503NV9Y; COG:J), with protein MRPSVLGSAMRPSASPLVSRISMLSRPSHSSRRCLSHQATATPAPAPAPVPVQPARAISQLLKWKPEQNVDNVVVHGYVRSVRGLKAWRFVSLADGSSLDPLQAVIESGLAEGLTVGAAVRLTGSWVASPGAAQSHELQVREVKVLGSSDAKTFPIQKKYQTPEYLRTLPHLRPRTPLNALLLRLRSEAVTSLTQFFARQDFVQTHPPIITSSDCEGAGEVFTLNPANYTAGQPGKESADSQDSFFRSKKYLTVSTQLHLEALAQSVGNVWTLSPVFRAEQSDTSRHLSEFYMLEAEMSFVDDMNSVMDLAEDMMRQLGMDLYQSDTVKSLLTRTPHFGQDLAPAEEVDRRWQGLMQPDWPRITYTEAIDILKQHKDKFEHKPVWGAGLQSEHEKFIASTVGKDRPVFVTNYPRDIKAFYMRPTRGPGSEDPSRVTVDCFDLLVPELCEIAGGSMREHQLEPLLDIMTRQGIIKSPSETASEDDSGNGLQWYADLRRWGCPPHGGFGLGFDRLLSYLSGVQTVRDIVSFPRWYGRCDC; from the exons ATGCGGCCCTCCGTTCTGGGGTCTGCCATGCGGCCATCAGCAAGTCCCCTTGTCTCGCGTATCTCAATGCTCTCGCGCCCGAGTCACAGCTCCCGTCGATGTCTATCACACCAAGCAACcgcaacaccagcaccagcaccagcaccagtaCCGGTACAGCCAGCCCGTGCCATCTCTCAGCTGCTCAAGTGGAAACCTGAGCAAAACGTCGACAATGTGGTTGTCCATGGCTATGTCCGGTCTGTCCGTGGCCTGAAAGCCTGGCGCTTTGTCTCGCTCGCCGATGGTTCCTCGCTGGATCCTCTGCAGGCCGTTATCGAGTCCGGTCTGGCTGAAGG CCTGACTGTCGGCGCGGCCGTCCGACTCACCGGCTCCTGGGTTGCTTCTCCTGGCGCCGCACAAAGCCACGAGTTGCAAGTCAGGGAGGTAAAGGTCTTGGGTTCTTCAGATGCCAAG ACATTTCCCATTCAAAAGAAATATCAGACACCCGAGTACCTTCGTACTTTGCCGCACTTGCGGCCGAGAACACCGCTCAATGCTCTCTTGCTGAGATTGCGGTCCGAAGCCGTAACTTCGTTGACTCAGTTCTTTGCTCGCCAGGATTTTGTACAGACACACCcgcccatcatcacatcGTCCGATTGTGAGGGTGCGGGCGAAGTCTTTACTCTGAACCCGGCCAATTACACGGCCGGCCAACCTGGCAAGGAGTCTGCTGATTCACAAGATTCTTTTTTCCGCTCCAAGAAGTACCTCACAGTTTCGACCCAACTTCATCTAGAGGCCCTTGCACAGTCAGTCGGCAATGTCTGGACCCTGTCCCCTGTATTCCGCGCCGAGCAGAGCGATACATCAAGACATCTCAGCGAGTTCTACATGCTTGAAGCAGAGATGAGCTTCGTCGACGACATGAACTCCGTCATGGACCTCGCTGAGGACATGATGCGTCAACTTGGCATGGATTTATACCAGTCAGACACGGTCAAATCTTTGCTGACACGGACACCCCATTTTGGCCAAGATCTGGCTCCGGCGGAAGAGGTTGACCGTCGTTGGCAGGGCTTGATGCAGCCAGACTGGCCCCGTATCACATACACGGAAGCTATTGACATTTTGAAGCAGCATAAAGACAAGTTCGAGCACAAGCCGGTTTGGGGCGCCGGCCTGCAGTCTGAGCATGAAAAGTTCATCGCTTCGACGGTTGGCAAGGACCGGCCGGTCTTTGTCACCAACTACCCCCGTGATATCAAGGCCTTCTACATGCGCCCAACCCGGGGTCCCGGCTCCGAAGATCCTTCCAGAGTCACGGTCGACTGTTTCGACTTGCTTGTTCCCGAACTCTGTGAAATTGCGGGTGGGTCGATGCGTGAGCACCAGTTGGAACCTCTGTTGGACATCATGACGCGTCAAGGTATCATCAAGTCTCCGTCAGAAACTGCATCCGAGGACGATTCTGGAAACGGCCTTCAGTGGTATGCCGACCTGCGTCGATGGGGATGCCCCCCCCACGGTGGGTTTGGCTTGGGCTTCGATCGGCTGCTGAGCTATCTGTCGGGGGTTCAAACGGTGCGAGACATTGTCTCATTCCCACGCTGGTATGGGCGATGCGACTGTTAA
- a CDS encoding hypothetical protein (COG:S; EggNog:ENOG503P0Z9): MPSSSSKSSKPKPSEVASETKKYYTPLIKHEYANRWQTCSYICRQPLIDIQFEDRPPSVTPPVFYVSTGDPVDMTINWQIQSGTSIPFICAANDRRPGGDWETGAVGYEERLCRRSTLAAALATPGQGSDLNDHYPIPICAGIMSQDVVVFRGPHDKYEKLPLEQWRSLPVVSVPPPRWPKLTQNGTKYSFADEREMVRDKLRGALRICAYYRYDTVVIGDFGLGNGYRNPPQELAELWREVFLYDPDLRGRIRCVMFVFEDPAQSTMQLILDEIAKKAKGGSSSKSKKGGSSSSNSNCPTDFQIFNQVFDSAEIQRVIARPDARYGLDNLLV; the protein is encoded by the exons atgccttcctccagctccaaatcctccaagcccaagccctccGAGGTTGCGTCGGAGACAAAAAAGTACTACACACCCTTGATCAAACACGAATACGCAAACCGATGGCAGACCTGTTCCTACATCTGCCGTCAGCCTTTGATAGATATCCAGTTCGAAGACAGGCCCCCTAGTGTGACACCCCCCGTCTTTT ACGTGTCCACGGGTGACCCGGTTGACATGACGATCAACTGGCAGATCCAATCGGGGACTTCTATCCCCTTCATTTGCGCGGCAAACGACAGGCGTCCCGGCGGCGACTGGGAGACCGGGGCGGTTGGCTACGAGGAACGCCTCTGCCGGCGAAGCACCCTTGCAGCGGCCTTGGCTACCCCAGGGCAGGGTTCTGACCTCAACGACCActatcccatccccatctgTGCCGGGATCATGTCTCAGGATGTTG TCGTCTTCCGAGGGCCCCACGATAAGTACGAGAAGCTCCCGCTGGAGCAATGGCGATCTCTCCCGGTTGTCTCCGTCCCACCACCGCGGTGGCCCAAACTGACACAGAACGGCACAAAATACTCGTTTGCCGACGAACGGGAGATGGTCAGGGACAAGCTTCGGGGTGCTCTTCGAATCTGCGCCTACTATCGCTATGACACCGTCGTGATTGGAGACTTTGGGTTGGGCAATGGCTACCGGAACCCACCACAAGAGCTAGCGGAGCTCTGGCGGGAAGTGTTCCTCTACGACCCCGACCTCCGAGGCCGTATCCGATGCGTCATGTTTGTCTTTGAAGATCCCGCTCAAAGCACCATGcagctcatcctcgacgagattgccaagaaggccaaggggGGTTCATCCAGCAAGTCGAAGAAGGGCGGCTCCAGTTCTTCCAACAGCAATTGCCCCACCGACTTTCAGATATTCAACCAAGTATTCGACAGTGCCGAGATCCAGAGAGTAATCGCAAGGCCGGATGCGAGATATGGGTTAGACAATCTTCTTGTCTAA
- a CDS encoding hypothetical protein (COG:A; BUSCO:EOG09260MBW; EggNog:ENOG503NXAZ), with amino-acid sequence MFSFCPLQGALSESTASQSLLELDGGVKILVDVGWDETFAVEKLRELEKQVPTLSFILLTHATVAHIGAYAHCCKHIPLFSTIPAYATRPVIDLGRTLTQDLYASTPLAATTIPTSSLAEVAYASSQAPSLNPNLLLQPPSPEEITRYFANIQAVQYSQPQQPRSSPFSPDITNLTVTAYNSGRTLGGAIWHIQHGLESIVYAVDWNQGKENVFSGAAWLSGGHGGGSTEVIEQLRKPTALVCSSRTPDATLSRAKRDEQLLESIKLCIARGGTVLIPVDSSARVLELSYLLEHAWRNEVDNNNNNNNEIFRNAQLYLAGHSIGSTLKHARSLFEWMDDKIVREFEAAAGGKESHSRGQRGGHHHDHKVAGPFDFKHLRLLERKGQVSWVLKQALEDLEPKGRVILATDSSLEWGFSKEVLKSIAGDARNLVLLTEKPALNENKPSIARTLWEWWKERKDGVATEQTTSGETFEQVYAGGRELEIADASKQALEGNDLSVYQQWLATKQQLQATSHGGSGMTWEAWTDLNDALSDTSTESEESETEQQGKALNISANIKQASRKKVVLNDEDLGVNILIKKRGVYDYEVRGKKGREAMFPAVAQRRRHDEFGDLIRPEDYLRAEEREVADRQETDPAKTKQEDSLGKKRSLIAVNAANKATNSKREKQPARAHSDEPDDASATGAPGNGPQTEEVDELDEEEDVPVLGPAKLVMTTHKISVNLRIAFVDFSGLHDKRSLHMLIPLIQPRRLVLVAGTEQESQALAVDCKKLLSAQLAANSSNESATVDVFTPPVGTFVNASVDTNAWVVKLSDYLAKKLKWQNVNGLGIATITGVLLPGGGFIPSDDPNDEGNKRQKTEEGGSPSSSMALTTVNNDANPRTLPTVDVLPVNLAATATVKAASQPLHAGDLRLADLRRAMLHAGHKAEFRGEGTLLIDETVAVRKSAAGRIELESVALPFAVGPGGGRSLMGGGGGGRGTFYAVREKIYDVLAVVPGA; translated from the exons ATGTTTAGCTTCTGCCCATTACAAGGTGCCCTCTCCGAGTCTACAGCATCACAGTCGCTACTCGAACTCGATGGGGGTGTCAAGATCTTGGTGGATGTCGGCTGGGACGAGACCTTTGCTGTTGAAAAGCTCAGGGAACTAGAAAA ACAAGTCCCGACTCTATCATTCATCCTCCTGACCCATGCGACTGTCGCCCACATCGGAGCCTATGCGCACTGCTGCAAACATATCCCCCTGTTCTCAACCATCCCCGCCTATGCGACACGCCCAGTCATTGATCTCGGCCGTACCCTGACACAAGATCTCTATGCCTCCACCCCATTAGCTGCGACGACAATACCAACGTCCTCACTCGCCGAAGTGGCCTACGCATCATCCCAGGCCCCATCATTGAACCCCAACCTGCTGCTTCAGCCACCATCCCCCGAGGAGATCACACGATACTTTGCTAATATTCAGGCCGTACAATactcacaaccacaacagcctCGATCCTCGCCATTCTCCCCAGACATCACCAACTTGACAGTCACAGCTTACAATTCGGGACGGACACTCGGTGGAGCCATCTGGCACATTCAGCACGGGCTCGAATCTATTGTCTACGCCGTCGACTGGAACCAAGGCAAGGAAAATGTCTTTTCAGGTGCCGCTTGGCTGAGCGGTGGACATGGGGGAGGCAGCACCGAGGTCATCGAACAACTCCGAAAACCAACAGCTCTGGTGTGCAGCAGTCGAACACCCGACGCCACCCTCTCTCGTGCGAAGCGTGATGAGCAACTCTTGGAATCGATCAAGCTCTGTATTGCGCGAGGAGGGACAGTACTGATACCGGTCGATTCAAGTGCCAGAGTCTTGGAGCTTTCATATCTTCTAGAGCACGCCTGGAGGAACGAggtggacaacaacaacaacaacaacaacgaaaTATTCAGAAATGCGCAGCTGTATCTGGCCGGTCACAGCATCGGCAGTACTCTGAAGCACGCCAGGAGCTTGTTCGAGTGGATGGACGACAAGATTGTGAGGGAGTTTGAAGCCGCGGCTGGTGGCAAGGAAAGCCACAGCAGGGGCCAGAGGGGCGGACATCATCACGACCATAAGGTGGCCGGGCCGTTCGACTTTAAGCACCTGCGGCTGCTAGAGAGAAAGGGACAGGTTTCGTGGGTTCTCAAGCAAGCACTGGAGGATCTTGAACCAAAAGGCCGGGTTATTCTAGCTACAGATTCCAGCCTCGAGTGGGGCTTCTCGAAGGAGGTTCTCAAGTCCATTGCCGGTGACGCAAGGAATCTTGTTCTTCTAACCGAAAAGCCAGCACTGAACGAGAACAAGCCATCGATCGCCAGGACACTCTGGGAGTggtggaaggagagaaaggaCGGTGTAGCAACAGAGCAGACCACCAGTGGCGAGACTTTTGAACAGGTCTACGCCGGTGGGCGAGAACTAGAGATTGCTGATGCGTCAAAACAGGCGCTGGAAGGTAACGATCTCAGTGTTTACCAACAGTGGCTTGCGACAAAACAACAACTGCAAGCCACCTCACATGGCGGAAGTGGAATGACTTGGGAAGCCTGGACCGACTTGAACGATGCTCTCTCCGACACGTCCACCGAGTCTGAGGAGTCGGAGACGGAGCAACAGGGCAAAGCACTCAATATTTCTGCCAACATCAAACAAGCCAGCCGAAAGAAGGTCGTCCTAAACGACGAAGACTTGGGtgtcaacatcctcatcaagaagCGGGGTGTGTATGACTACGAAGTCAGGGGTAAAAAGGGGCGAGAAGCCATGTTCCCAGCAGTAGCCCAACGAAGACGTCACGATGAGTTTGGCGACCTCATCCGACCAGAAGACTACCTCCGCGCCGAAGAGCGAGAAGTAGCCGACAGGCAAGAAACCGACCCAGCCAAGACCAAACAAGAAGACAGCTTGGGCAAAAAGCGAAGTCTCATTGCCGTCAACGCCGCCAACAAGGCCACGAACAGCAAACGGGAAAAGCAACCCGCCCGTGCCCACTCGGACGAGCCAGACGATGCCAGCGCCACTGGCGCCCCAGGAAATGGTCCCCAGACGGAAGAAGTAGACGAActggacgaggaagaagacgtcCCCGTCCTCGGACCTGCCAAGCTCGTCATGACCACTCACAAGATCAGCGTCAACCTCCGCATCGCGTTTGTCGACTTTTCCGGTCTGCACGATAAACGCTCGCTGCATATGCTCATCCCGCTCATCCAGCCCCGTCGGTTGGTTCTCGTCGCGGGAACGGAGCAGGAATCACAGGCTCTTGCGGTTGACTGCAAGAAGTTGCTTTCTGCGCAGCTGGCGGCTAACTCGTCCAATGAATCGGCGACGGTGGATGTGTTTACACCCCCGGTGGGGACGTTTGTGAATGCCTCGGTGGACACGAACGCCTGGGTGGTGAAGCTCTCGGATTATctggccaagaagctcaaatGGCAGAATGTTAATGGGTTGGGCATTGCTACTATTACGGGTGTGCTACTTCCCGGAGGGGGGTTTATTCCCTCGGACGACCCCAACGATGAGGGGAATAAACGGCAGAAGACGGAAGAAGGGGGGTCGCCTTCTTCGAGTATGGCGTTGACCACGGTCAATAATGATGCCAACCCGCGCACCCTCCCTACGGTGGATGTGCTACCGGTTAACCTGGCGGCTACGGCTACGGTGAAGGCGGCTTCGCAACCGCTTCATGCGGGGGATCTGAGGCTGGCGGATCTGAGGAGGGCGATGTTGCATGCTGGGCACAAGGCGGAGTttaggggggaggggacgcTGTTGATTGACGAGACGGTTGCGGTTAGGAAGAGTGCTGCTGGGAGGATAGAGTTGGAGAGCGTGGCGTTGCCGTTTGCGGTTGGGcctgggggtgggaggagtttgatggggggtggtgggggggggagggggacgtTTTATgcggtgagggagaagatttATGATGTTTTGGCTGTTGTGCCGGGGGCGTAG
- the SFB3 gene encoding COPII coat Sec23p-Sfb3p heterodimer component (COG:U; EggNog:ENOG503NUA4): MAEFGMYHALGQGENIDPNDPHRRTQPAAPQFQPPVAPNPYQPQASSPYGAPTPPAQQPYYGTPSPAGVPPPPQLPGYGAPPAGEPGYFQGQQSPADDGGLAAQMGGMSLGPDAGHGAARRKKKDRHAYHQVEAVGSSQPFNGIPPAGTPATAFLNAEPSAAGARYGGSQFPAPVSPGFNPVPASPAEFAARGGGFGDATASATMVSSGGQDRVSPDEMPSVPLSRDSVQQYFLTNVYPTFERLVPPPATTSFVAFDQGNSSPKFARLSLTNIPATAEGLKSTALPLGLVLQPLAPLQAGELPIPVLDFGDAGPPRCHRCRAYINPFMIFRSGGNKFVCNLCNYANDTPPEYFCATSPQGVRVDRDQRPELMRGTVEFVVPKEYWTREPVGLRYVFVIDVTQESFNKGYLEAFCEGILRALYAPEDDEEKDENGEVKRRIPAGAKVGFVTYDKEVHFYNVSPSLEQAQMMIMPDIEDPFVPLSEGLFVDPYESKTVITSLLTRLPQMFSDIKNPEPALLSTLNAVVGALEKTGGKIFCSLAALPTWGPGRLFMRDDGKHPNGEPDKKLFSTEHPAWRKLAEKLVSIGAGVDFFMASPSGGYLDIATVGYVSATTGGETFFYPNFIAGRDNTKLSLEIKHAVTRETGYQALMKVRCSNGLQVSAYHGNFIQHTFGADLEIGVIDADKALGVTFGYDGKLDSKLDAHFQAALLYTTASGQRRVRCLNVIAGVSEQAKDSIKFIDQDAVYTILAKEASTKLATTSSSLKDVRASLTEKTIDVLAMYRKNFLAQAHPPGQLVMPERLKEFAMYMLGMIKSRAFKGGNETSDRRVHEMRMIRSMGCLELSLYLYPRMIPIHNLAPEDGFPDPATGHLKMPPSTRTTFSRVEPGGVYIVDNGQQLLIWFHAQTSPNLIEDLFGPGMDELRKLDAYTSQLPVLETHLNAQVRNILEWLRGMRGSKGLTVQLARQGLDGAEYEFARLLVEDRNNEAQGYVDWLVAVHRGVQLEVSKGTRLK, translated from the exons ATGGCCGAGTTCGGCATGTACCACGCCCTGGGTCAGGGGGAGAACATCGATCCCAACGATCCCCATCGTCGAACCCAACCAGCCGCTCCTCAGTTCCAACCACCAGTTGCCCCGAACCCCTACCAGCCCcaggcctcctccccatatGGTGCGCCAACACCTCCGGCACAGCAGCCGTATTACggcaccccttccccagccGGTGTTCCCCCCCCGCCTCAGCTTCCGGGATATGGAGCTCCCCCAGCAGGAGAGCCAGGTTATTTCCAGGGTCAGCAGTCTCCTGccgatgatggtggtttgGCCGCTCAGATGGGAGGAATGAGCCTGGGTCCTGATGCGGGCCACGgtgcggcgaggaggaagaagaaggaccgCCATGCCTACCATCAAGTCGAGGCCGTAGGATCATCACAGCCCTTCAATGGCATTCCTCCAGCTGGAACACCTGCTACAGCCTTCCTCAACGCCGAGCCCTCGGCTGCCGGTGCTCGCTATGGTGGCTCTCAGTTCCCAGCGCCGGTAAGCCCAGGCTTCAATCCTGTTCCAGCTTCACCCGCCGAGTTTGCGGCGAGGGGTGGCGGCTTTGGTGATGCCACTGCCTCCGCCACCATGGTTTCTAGCGGGGGCCAGGACAGAGTATCTCCTGACGAGATGCCAAGTGTGCCCCTTTCCCGGGACTCGGTCCAGCAATACTTCCTCACCAACGTCTATCCTACCTTTGAGCGCCTGGttccccctcccgccaccacctccttcgtcGCCTTTGACCAAGGAAACTCATCCCCCAAGTTTGCCCGTCTGAGTTTGACCAACATTCCCGCCACGGCCGAAGGACTGAAGAGCACGGCACTGCCCCTGGGTCTTGTGTTGCAGCCTCTTGCCCCTCTCCAAGCCGGCGAGCTGCCGATTCCCGTCTTGGACTTTGGTGATGCCGGCCCGCCCCGCTGCCACAGATGCCGTGCTTACATCAACCCCTTCATGATCTTCCGCTCCGGCGGCAACAAGTTTGTGTGCAACCTGTGCAACTATGCCAACGACACCCCTCCCGAATACTTCTGTGCCACCAGCCCCCAGGGTGTTCGCGTGGACCGCGACCAGCGCCCAGAGCTTATGCGGGGCACCGTGGAGTTTGTGGTGCCCAAGGAGTATTGGACCAGGGAGCCAGTTGGTCTCCGTTACGTTTTCGTCATTGACGTCACCCAGGAATCTTTCAACAAGGGCTACTTGGAGGCCTTTTGCGAGGGCATTCTCCGTGCTCTGTATGCTcccgaggatgacgaggagaaggatgagaaTGGAGAGGTGAAAAGGAGGATACCGGCGGGCGCCAAGGTTGGCTTCGTGACTTACGACAAGGAGGTTCACTTTTACAATGTGAGCCCGTCGTTGGAGCAGGCTCAGATGATGATTATGCCGGACATTGAGGATCCTTTTGTTCCGCTCAGCGAGGGCTTGTTTGTGGATCCTTATGAGTCCAAGACGGTCATCACGTCTCTTTTGACGAGGCTGCCGCAGATGTTTTCGGACATCAAGAACCCGGAGCCGGCGCTGCTTTCTACCCTGAACGCGGTTGTGGGTGCGCTGGAAAAGACTGGTGGCAAGATTTTCTGCTCGTTGGCTGCGCTGCCTACTTGGGGTCCTGGACGTTTGTTCATGAGGGATGATGGAAAGCATCCTAATGGTGAGCCGGACAAGAAGTTGTTTAGCACGGAGCACCCGGCCTGGAGGAAAttggccgagaagctggttTCTattggtgctggtgttgacTTTTTTATGGCGTCGCCTTCCGGGGGTTATCTTGATATTGCCACTGTTG GCTATGTGTCTGCCACCACTGGCGGCGAGACCTTCTTCTACCCCAACTTCATTGCTGGTAGggacaacaccaagctttCCCTTGAGATCAAGCACGCCGTAACCCGTGAGACGGGCTACCAGGCCCTCATGAAGGTCAGGTGCTCCAATGGCCTTCAGGTATCGGCCTATCATGGCAACTTCATCCAGCACACATTTGGCGCCGACCTGGAGATCGGTGTAATTGATGCCGACAAAGCCCTTGGTGTCACCTTTGGCTACGACGGCAAGCTCGACTCCAAACTGGACGCCCACTTCCAGGCTGCCCTTCTttacaccaccgcctccggcCAGCGCAGAGTCCGCTGCTTGAACGTCATCGCTGGTGTTAGCGAACAGGCGAAAGATAGCATCAAGTTTATTGACCAGGATGCTGTCTACACTATTCTTGCAAAGGAAGCCTCCACCAAGCTTGCTACTACTAGCAGTAGTCTGAAGGACGTCCGGGCGAGTCTTACGGAGAAGACGATTGATGTCTTGGCCATGTACCGCAAGAATTTCCTGGCTCAGGCGCATCCACCCGGACAGCTGGTTATGccggagaggttgaaggagttTGCGATGTACATGCTTGGCATGATCAAATCCCGTGCTTTCAAGGGCGGTAATGAAACATCTGACCGGAGGGTGCAcgagatgaggatgattcGCTCCATGGGCTGCCTAGAACTGTCTCTCTACCTCTACCCGAGGATGATACCTATTCACAACCTCGCTCCCGAAGATGGCTTCCCCGACCCCGCCACCGGACATCTCAAGATGCCCCCTTCCACCCgcaccaccttctcccgtGTCGAACCCGGGGGTGTGTACATTGTGGACAATGGCCAGCAGCTCCTCATCTGGTTCCACGCCCAGACGAGCCCGAACCTGATTGAGGACTTGTTTGGGCCTGGAATGGACGAGCTGAGGAAGCTGGACGCGTACACGAGCCAGCTGCCGGTGTTGGAGACGCACTTGAATGCGCAGGTGAGGAATATTTTggagtggttgagggggatgaggggaagCAAGGGGTTGACGGTGCAGCTGGCGAGGCAGGGGTTGGACGGGGCCGAGTACGAGTTTGCGAggttgctggtggaggataGGAACAATGAGGCGCAGGGTTATGTGGATTGGTTGGTGGCGGTGCACAGGGGGGTGCAGCTTGAGGTGAGTAAGGGGACGAGGTTGAAGTGA